A DNA window from Hordeum vulgare subsp. vulgare chromosome 1H, MorexV3_pseudomolecules_assembly, whole genome shotgun sequence contains the following coding sequences:
- the LOC123435209 gene encoding arogenate dehydratase 1-like: MAYTSSLHLSKHLLLPKPHRARPSSSRSPSFVRAARAVNGAPHVNGHSKKAPNGKVQINGAGADGKKGPGVINGKTHVNGHDRIHLSVTTGGGGQDGTGLRVAYQGAPGAYSEFAAKTALPGCETVPCRAFADALAAVDRGLVHRAILPVESTMEGTALRNYDLLLRHDLVVAQEINLFVHYCLLAMPGVRATEVRRVISHPMALAHCGRALARLGVDREPVEDTAGAVEMLRSNMMLDTAAIASPRAADLYGLDVLAHGLQDESWNVTRFLLLSKPPSPVPVPVDADAKTSMVVAHRGGSMAVVLKVLSAFSSRNINMSKLEVINNEGGVGEPRPPVMILDTGARGAPTLRAFPHVLYVDCEGAADDPLVREAIKEIEKFAVFVRVLGCYAADTNVYDLQ, encoded by the coding sequence ATGGCCTACACCTCCTCCCTCCACCTCTCCAAGCACCTCCTCCTCCCCAAGCCCCACCGCGCCAGACCTTCCTCCTCCAGGTCGCCGTCCTTCGTCCGGGCGGCCAGGGCCGTCAACGGCGCCCCGCACGTAAACGGGCACTCCAAGAAAGCGCCCAACGGCAAGGTACAGATCAACGGCGCCGGCGCCGACGGCAAGAAGGGGCCCGGCGTCATAAACGGGAAGACGCACGTGAACGGCCATGACCGGATCCACCTGTCGGTGACCACGGGCGGAGGGGGCCAGGACGGGACGGGCCTCCGCGTGGCGTACCAGGGCGCGCCGGGCGCGTACAGCGAGTTCGCGGCCAAGACGGCGCTGCCCGGGTGCGAGACCGTGCCGTGCCGGGCCTTCGCGGACGCGCTGGCGGCCGTGGACCGCGGCCTGGTCCACCGGGCGATCCTCCCCGTGGAGTCCACCATGGAGGGCACCGCGCTGCGGAACTACGACCTCCTGCTGCGGCACGACCTGGTGGTGGCGCAGGAGATCAACCTCTTCGTGCACTACTGCCTCCTCGCCATGCCCGGGGTGCGCGCCACCGAGGTGCGCCGGGTCATCAGCCACCCCATGGCGCTCGCGCACTGCGGCCGCGCCCTCGCGCGCCTCGGCGTCGACCGCGAGCCGGTCGAGGACACGGCCGGCGCCGTCGAGATGCTGCGGTCCAACATGATGCTCGACACGGCCGCCATCGCCAGCCCGCGCGCAGCCGACCTCTACGGCCTCGACGTCCTCGCGCACGGCCTGCAGGATGAGTCCTGGAACGTCACACGCTTCCTGCTGCTCTCTAAGCCGCCGTCGCCGGTCCCGGTCCCCGTGGACGCGGACGCCAAGACCAGCATGGTGGTCGCGCACCGGGGCGGGTCCATGGCGGTGGTGCTCAAGGTGCTCTCCGCTTTCTCCTCCCGCAACATCAACATGTCCAAGCTGGAGGTCATCAACAACGAAGGGGGCGTCGGCGAGCCGCGGCCGCCGGTGATGATCCTGGACACGGGCGCCCGCGGCGCGCCAACGTTGCGCGCGTTCCCGCACGTCCTCTACGTGGACTGCGAGGGCGCCGCCGACGACCCGCTCGTCCGCGAGGCCATCAAGGAGATCGAGAAATTCGCCGTGTTCGTCCGAGTTCTTGGCTGCT